GAGTCCAACAATTCGCTAATAAAACGCGACTGGACCGAATTGAATTGAACGTCGATAGGAAAGCCAAGCGGTGTGGGTCTAGaaaattctagaatctagacaaTAAGAAAGATATTATCAGAGTctaataatctatacatacatataaataaaattggagtgtctgtttgtaatattgaaagaaccggtttttactacatgcttatgaatgtatatacgctacatacagcaaaataacattatttacaatttttgtctgtatgtctgtctgtctgtctgtctgtttgttccggctaatctctgaaatggctggagtgattttgacgggactttttttagCAGATAGCTAATgaagtaaggaataacttaggctactttttaaccgacttgcgaaaaggaggaggacatattttactttttttgtattttttctcgGACAACTACGCCaattgtggaccgattttcaaaattattttgttgttgtatgagatgtaggaCGATTTCGGTAACATCATCaccaaagtggtgatctgataatgcgatccatgagaaatcgaccgGACTGCTTGAAATTTCTATAGCaacatattatagtgattttacgttgttgttatcacattttattgacgcggacgaagtcgcgggcaacagctagttattaatatatttgcaTACTAAATTCTAATTATCGTCTCgacgcaaaatattttttcggcGAACGTGATAGTTTCCTTATACAGTCAATTGTTatggaaaaaaaattgtggaaaAAGAATTGAGAAAAGCAGATTCTGGCTATTGTACTCTGAATACCAAGTTACAAGTCAAGATTGGCGATTGATGAAGAACGACGAGTATCAGAGGCCCAATCTTTATTCTCGATTCGATTCCTAGGTCATCCCAATCGATTGGGATGACCTAGGAATCGAATCGAGATTCGAAGAACGAGGATTGGCCCTCTGATCGCTTATCGCGCGTAGTGAGAGGATAGTCTGAGAAtccaataaaaataatgaacgaGAATCGGGAATCGGGATATATTATGCCATATAGAGTTTTTACCTATGGAGTTTATGACTTGTGATTTGTGAATTAATAGCATCACGTGATAAACATTTCAGGTTATACCTAcggtaccacagaatagataataaattaataatacaagaagttaaactttattttagtcTTCGATTATGACGAGTGACGACTGACGAGTTCAGTTCAGAGTCAGACATTCCAAAGGAGGTCAATTTGGAAAGTACTCATCTGTTTTTTAATACTGTTCTTCCTTATTCCTACGAATGTTGCACGTTGATTGCccgtaataatatttataaataccaGTATAACAAAAAAAGCGCGATTTTCCAGTTTGTCTTCGGGATAAAGGCGGGAAAATTGAGACTTTCCAGTCTCTGACGTGACGAAATATGACGTTCTTGCAAGTTTATTATGTACAACAGGCGATTAAGATATTTTTAGCTATTAGTATTATAGGTAGGTTCATTTTACAAAAGTTGATTAGTTATTTAACACGGGTCGTTAAATTATTGTATGTTTATGCaaatatgtatgtaaaaaaaagaaagtaCACAAGAATAGACGACGCAACAGTCACAAAAGCTAATGTTCGTAGAACAAACATAAACACAGCGAAATTGGGGGCTTTGCCAAGATATTTTCAGGGTCGCGGACGTTCTAACTTCAGTGAAATTGTTCCTCATACGTATATTGTAACAATGAGCTAAAAATATTCGCGATAATCACACGCAAAATAGTTCGCAACATAGTTCCGGAAACAAAGTTTAGGCCACTTACCTTTCTGTGACCGGGACGGCTTTCGACTTCAACTCATAGAACATGAAATCCTGCTGATGCTGAGCTGCGTTCATCTCGTCCCAAATCCTTTGGTCAATATTGAAGTCGTTCGTAAGAAGAGAGGCGAGATCGTAGCCCATATCGATGCCGGATtcatccatttttaacttttacacCAACACAAACTTAACactataaaacttttttaattaagaaCGTTACAAAAACATATTTAGAAAAACCAAAACTACGACATTTGTAAATAAAAGACTGATATCTTTGCAGCATCCATCCTCCCAGGCCCCAGCTGTCTACTTGTTGCTGTTGTTGATTTTGCACATAGATAATAGAGTCCTTACGAGATAGGATGACTATAATGCGACCAATTTAATAATTACCTTATCCACAAGCAGTAATGCGTTATCAGCTGTACTCCTTAACTTCGTATCATAATAGTAGCGACATTTTTGTGACTGGCAATGTAAACAAcaccttttaaaaatatttcaataaaaatgtatgaaaaagtCTATTTTCACTCAAATTAACGTTTAATACGTGTCATTTACATAATTCAATACGCAAATAATAACGACGAGTGGGTACAAAAAACAAAacctattatatttttaagttttcacCAAATCTATAGACAAAAGCGTGGTTGGGAAAAATActtatgtgaattgtgattttACTATCTGTGAAGTGTGATCTGTCATTTGTCAAGAAAAAAATAGCAAGTTTGCCGCTTGCGTTTGGGACGCTTGTAGATGCTTGTTTTTCGGCGTTGATAAAGTTTGAATAAAACACTAATTCAGATAGAATATTccttaaatataatacaaaatgtcGAAGGCACACCCCCCAGAATTAAAAAAGTAAGAATCAACAAAGTTTCATAGCTTATAATCGAGCATAGTTTACGATTCAAGTCACCTAACCTAAGCATCGCTTACAAGTgtggttttttatttgtttttatgttatcACAGGTTTATGGACAAGAAACTGGCTATCAAACTAAATGCAGGTCGTAGCGTGACCGGCGTATTACGTGGATTTGATCCTTTCATGAACCTTGTTCTGGACGAGGCAGTCGAGGAAGCCAAAGATGGATCTAGAAACCTCATTGGGATGGTGGTGagtaaactacataatatactgtgataaatatttttgcaaTAAGCGATAACAATAACGTCCGCTAAAGAAAATTGGTAAAGAAAACTTATAGGTGCAAAAAAGAATACAAATCTTTCTCTATAACATTAATtgtgtattttaattaattataattattaaaacctACTACTGCAATTGTCGACAAAAATATTCTGTAAACATTATTAGCTAACCCCCACTTAATTGCACTTTAATatgatcgtgggaatcgcaatcacaatagattttcaactgttatgcggcagccgggtggcgcttggggattgatgggttaaatgttAATACATATTTCTACTTCTATAGTGGCATAAATTTATAAGTTACAGTGTGCCATTGTTTatggtaattttatttttcatttttggaATTTTCATCATAATTTTCTTTTCAGGTTATTCGTGGGAACAGTATCATAATGTTAGAATCATTAGATAGACTCTAGTTTGTGTGGTTTCAAGTATTTGTAAGTTTAATGCTAAGGTACATAACAATAAGTTTGTAACAAATTCTTTAATAAACAACCAGTCTGTGTAGAAATGTGTTACAGCAATATTTGGTAAAAACAAAGTTGAAGTGTGCACAATGtgtgtactttttattataaacaatttaaacacTTCTACTAATgtgttttttcttttgtttcacttatcctTTACGTTTCATAGAGGGCtggaaattgaaataaatattatagacaTATTATGTTGCTTGATAGCTTTCAGTACCGTACATGTTGATGGTTATAAATTAGTGGTCTTTTGATGGCTCATGAAACTGTACCGTTTCAGCCTAGAATCTAGACATAATGCTTTTTCATTGGTGATGATGACATTATTACAGAACAAATCTTTATTCCATTATGTATGTCATGATGGCCAAAAacgaacaaaataatatattgtattaaccACTCGGACAGAGACCATGAAATTCAATCCTCCTTTTATCTTTGGTCCTTAGTCCTTACTAACATAACTCAAAACTGTTTACACAGCGTATTAATTACGCTGCATGAATCATGGTGGTAAATAAATACAGATGACCTTAAATTTGAAGGTCCTCTGTATTTATTTACCATTTAATGGCTGAGGGATGTGACCACCAAAATAACATtgatacttataacttataagtatcaatgttattttggtgtattcccttcccttcccttccttaccctcccctattaccctattccctcttaaaaggccggcaacgcacttgcagttcttctgatgctgcgagtgtccatgggcgacggttgttgctttccatcaggtgacccgtttgctcgtttgcccccttattttatttaaaaaaaaaacgactagGAAGGAAGGAATCAATGTTATTCATTTCACATTTCTCAAATGCCAGTCAAAGATAATATGTAAACCTTGCATATATTTgcatataagggggcaaacgagcagatgggtcacctgatggaatttgaaaagcaactaccatactattatattatacgcaACTACCATCGCTCATGGACActagcaacatcagaagagctgcaggtgcgttgccggccttttaagagggtatgcgctctcttcttgaaggtttgcagttcATATTGGTCTTGAAATACTattggtgacagttcattccagggTTTTACATTGCGcgacagaaagttacgcgaaaaacacaCGATCGAAGACTGGTGGACCACTCACCAAGGTGATGGGATGGTAAATTTCtcgcgtggaacgatggcgaaaagttgcaggaggtatgattcctcCACGATTCCTCAATCCGaacactccccgtgatacatcatacaaccgatagaggatgcagagtgaaccTCCATCTCGGCGTACTACgtaacactatggcagtcaattTAATTCGAGCAGCCCTCTGGCGCGGTCGCAGTTTTtgagggggtcactcactagtcactacactaaaaatttatcgctgttataggaataactagaaatttccttttattatttggcaagattttgagatttttccctttgaccttagattttggggggggtcatgtcccctgtgagttgtggacccccccccccccttcggagcGCGCCtggcagcccttcgttggatacgatccagagggaaaAGTTGGTATTTTCGGCTTTGGctcccctgcccagagatgagaacagtaTTTCACAATATGAGGCTGATCTAGACCTTGTACAGTtttaggcgttggtccggactgataTATTACTATCCCGCTCAGCGTTCTGacctctgttaagaacaccaagcttttttgaggctaacttggcctagTATATTGACCAAGGGGATTGAATATTTTGACGTAAAATTAAGCCTGTACAAAGCATGCACGTTGCataaattatattgaaaaaaaattgctgtCACTGATGACAGCTGTCAAATATGTTTTGACATCGACATTTGACGCAAAAAATTTGCAAAttgcaaatttttaaatttcctttttgtttttgtattctACTTTGTTTTCCCGATAAAACTAGAATAATGACGAAACGCATGTAATGATTTAGAGAAAATCTACGACAAAGGGACACATTTccagtatttatttattcataaaaagTGAGTGACTCAACGGGCTTGGTATGCTTTCATGTTATGCTTTGTTTACGTTGTATCTCGGGATTGTATCCATAATTCAATTTGAAAACAGTTAGTGCAGTGTGTTACATAGCTGAATACAatcttattatactttttacgtTGTTTCTTTATCGACGTCATGTTAAATCCGGCTGTAgcagttatgttcttttttAACTTGTGTAGTTTACTGTAGGTGTTTATACTTAATACTTCCTATAGATATCAGGCGATTGAATTTCCTGAAACTTACCTGTGCTTCCTTAATCGATATTTAAAAATGGAAGACATTGGTCTAAGTAAGTCTTTATTGCATGTT
This DNA window, taken from Aricia agestis chromosome 19, ilAriAges1.1, whole genome shotgun sequence, encodes the following:
- the LOC121736503 gene encoding probable small nuclear ribonucleoprotein G → MSKAHPPELKKFMDKKLAIKLNAGRSVTGVLRGFDPFMNLVLDEAVEEAKDGSRNLIGMVVIRGNSIIMLESLDRL